One Verrucomicrobiota bacterium genomic window, GAAGTCGCCCAGCGTCCTGAAATTCGAGGGTCTTCGCGGATGTGTGAAAGGCCTTCTCGGCGCCAAACGCTGGAGCGGACGCTGCCAGGCGTTGCACGACCAGATTGTCGATTATCTCAGGGATTGTCTGGAAACCGAGGCGCCCGCTTCGTCGTGCCGGTTGGTGGTATTTTAGCCATCCCGCATGAGCAAAACCCTTTTCGAGAAAATCGCTGCGCGTGAAATCCTCGCGCAGATCGTGTTTGAAGACGAACTTGTGGTGGCGTTTCGAGACATCAAGCCGGTCGCTCCAACCCATGTCCTCATCGTTCCCAAAAGACCGATCCCGCGTATTGCGGAAGCCGCGCCGTCCGATCACGCCGTTCTGGGACATTTGCTGCTGAAGGCCGCGGAAGTCGCCGCCAGCCTTGGCCTCAAGGAATCCGGGTATCGGCTCGTGATCAACAACGGTCCCCATGGC contains:
- a CDS encoding histidine triad nucleotide-binding protein; protein product: MSKTLFEKIAAREILAQIVFEDELVVAFRDIKPVAPTHVLIVPKRPIPRIAEAAPSDHAVLGHLLLKAAEVAASLGLKESGYRLVINNGPHGGESVPHLHCHILGGRPMSWPPG